A single region of the Rattus rattus isolate New Zealand chromosome 8, Rrattus_CSIRO_v1, whole genome shotgun sequence genome encodes:
- the Kiaa0895 gene encoding uncharacterized protein KIAA0895 homolog isoform X3 yields MSRVSIAGAPPAASTFGGAEFGKKAGSSPSNGVAATSPWRVLSAEARWNHPLEQTWSSTLRCRSCPIWSRATLREFSSVRPAGLGFGPGGTMLESIRVTEKLHWPEHELAKKFVLNAEEALTIDSKRSFSSLSSGVLKDTFTTGTSSYNVLLQSKEERKHHSQKRFSSAHSKRHRKPSKSPSSSHSKDSSRTPALVPVTSTGTWYCLDRQSAVLVTSSVPSPVKFTRDISVTGSGLALPPKPKNKVKRRNLTPLPKPKQQPQLCRSFEKGDDFSGKKLCILTAIKPINLEKEKLRFFKSDYTYNPQFEYANPSLPGVLAKHSHASDRFLKQSINIMELTLQKYGSYEKFEQATGGSLLSKTRIWSHVRKYMMKEGCLGEIVVHLTEDLLSRASMTVVNGCPTLTINISTAREHWLEGMLRHEIGTHYFRGINNLQQPWNSWIGRKKHELKPNNPTEEGLASIHSVLFRKDPFLWRAALLYYTVYQASQMSFCELFKDIGRFVKDPNTRWDYCVRAKRGWTDTSQPGILRRCGSLKRVGSY; encoded by the exons atgaGCAGGGTGTCAATCGCAGGAGCGCCTCCAGCGGCGAGCACGTTTGGAGGCGCAGAGTTCGGGAAGAAGGCAGGATCGTCTCCTAGCAACGGGGTTGCAGCGACGTCACCGTGGCGGGTTCTTAGCGCTGAGGCCAGGTGGAACCACCCTCTGGAACAGACGTGGTCCTCCACCTTGCGCTGCCGGTCCTGCCCTATCTGGTCCCGAGCTACCTTACGGGAGTTTTCGTCCGTGCGGCCCGCCGGCCTGGGCTTTGGCCCTGGCGGGACGATGCTGGAGTCTATTCGCGTAACGG AAAAGCTTCACTGGCCTGAGCATGAACTTGCTAAGAAGTTTGTTCTAAATGCAGAAGAGGCATTGACCATTGACAGCAAGAGAAGCTTTTCCAGTCTGTCCTCTGGAGTTCTCAAGGACACTTTCACAACTGGAACCAGTAGTTACAATGTTCTACTTCAGAgcaaggaggagagaaagcacCATTCACAAAAGCGGTTTTCCTCTGCCCACTCCAAACGACATAGAAAGCCCAGCAAATCTCCTAGTTCCTCTCATAGCAAAGATTCTAGCAGGACACCAGCCCTGGTGCCTGTGACAAGCACCGGTACTTGGTACTGCCTAGACAGGCAGTCTGCTGTTCTTGTCACTAGTTCAGTACCAAGTCCTGTAAAGTTTACCCGTGATATCTCTGTTACAGGAAGCGGCCTCGCACTGCCACCCAAACCGAAAAACAAGGTCAAACGGCGCAACCTGACCCCTCTGCCAAAGCCAAAGCAGCAGCCtcagctgtgcagaagctttgAGAAAGGAGATGACTTTTCTGGGAAAAAGCTCTGTATATTGACCGCTATAAAGCCCATCAACCTGGAGAAGGAAAAGCTGAGGTTCTTCAAGTCTGACTACACTTACAACCCTCAGTTTGAGTACGCCAATCCCTCTCTGCCAGGCGTGTTAGCCAAGCACAGCCACGCCTCTGACCGCTTCCTTAAGCAG TCCATCAATATTATGGAGCTGACTTTACAGAAATATGGAAGTTATGAAAAATTTGAACAAGCTACTGGTGGTAGCTTGTTGTCTAAAACCCGTATCTGGAGTCATGTTAGGAAGTACATGATGAAGGAAGGCTGCCTGGGAGAG ATTGTAGTTCATCTCACTGAAGACCTGCTTTCCAGGGCATCCATGACAGTGGTAAACGGATGTCCGACTCTAACGATCAATATTTCTACTGCACGAGAGCACTGGCTGGAGGGCATGCTGAGGCATGAGATAG GCACACATTACTTTCGGGGTATTAACAACCTTCAGCAACCCTGGAACAGTTGGATTGGCCGCAAAAAACACGAGCTAAAGCCAAACAACCCTACGGAGGAAGGACTGGCGAGCATTCACAGTGTCCTGTTCAGAAAAGACCCCTTTCTGTGGAGGGCCGCCCTCCTGTACTACACAGTCTATCAAGCCAGCCAGATGTCTTTCTGTGAACTCTTCAAAGATATTGGCAGGTTTGTCAAGGACCCAAATACACGATGGGACTATTGTGTAAGAGCCAAGAGGGGATGGACTGACACTTCCCAGCCAG